In the Arachis ipaensis cultivar K30076 chromosome B04, Araip1.1, whole genome shotgun sequence genome, GCTACTAACACTCAAAGATAAAAAATAACTCCAAAAAATTTCAACGATAAACAAGtttccaaaaaatttaaaaacgcgacaaaaataattaaatattaaattgtaTTCTAAAAAAAGactttaaaaatcatatttttttaaatatttctataaaAATTTCCATCAAATAAATAAGTCatctattaaatataaaatattttatattacttatggaaaaataaatatttattaattagttttttcatattttaaaataatttaagaaCTTATTTTCCGTTAGCATTTTTTAGAAGTTATTTTTATTAGCAAAATAAACTTTTACCCTCcctgattttttattattgactGCCTGTCCTTGGTGAAAATGTTGTTTActctttctttttctgttttattgtttcttcatttttttttcttttccacaaAGTTGGTTCTTTTTGCAATGGTTAACTGCCTTTCTTTCCATCCCTTTTGAAATTCTGTGTCTCGCATTACCCTCTATATATTTGAAGTTTCCCCCGCAAACTCTTTGTCTCTGTCtcaaagtttctctctttttcttcttttctgttgCTGCGTTCATTTTCCTGTTGAAGTGTTTAGTGTTCTACTTGTCACTCATTGTTCAGTGTTAAACTGTTAAAGCATCAAAGGAAATTTAGCTTCTTTGGTTATTATTAAGCCATGGAAGAGACATTTGTTCCATTTCGTGGAATAAAGAATGATCTTCAAGGAAGATTCATGTGTTACAAGCAAGATTGGATTGGTGGTCTCAATGCTGGTTTCAGGTGCTTCTTTCTTATAATATAAAGATTCtcgcttttattttattttatttatttattatactttgatattTTTTCTGGGaccatttttttttatatgttaacTTGGTAATTGAATTATTGTTTTCTTAGGATATTAGCCCCCACTACATACATATTTTTTGCTTCAGCAATTCCAGTCATCTCATTTGGAGAACAATTGGAAAGAGATACAGGTACATGAAAGTCCTAGTTACGTTTCTATTGGTCTTCTTACTGATCTCATATGGTAATTAAGAAAGATTAATTAAGAAAGATTAATGCAGTAAGCTGTAAGCCTCAAGTGTGATCATGTGCATTGTTCCAACAATTTCCAGATGGAGTGCTTACTGCAGTTCAAACGTTAGCATCTACTGCATTGTGTGGACTCATACATTCTATTCTAGGAGGCCAGCCTCTGTTGATTCTCGGAGTCGCGGAACCAACTGTGATTATGTATACATTCATGTTCAATTTCGCTAAAAGTAGACCGGATTTGGGTTCTTCGCTCTTTCTGGCATGGAGTGCATGGTATAATATAGACTTCTTACTTTGAGATTCAAAAGTGACTTAGGCGGGTGTGTTTGTTTAACTCAATTTTGTCATAAAATCACTTTCTTTAGCCAAAAGAAGTTTGTTTTCACATGTTTGGATGGTTTTCTTTCTTCAAAAAATATTGAGTTAGGTAAAGAAAAAATAAGTTTTCGGCTTTTTCAATCATGTAGAATATTTGAGCTGTAAGTTTTCAGGTTCTCCTTAATCATTTATGCTCTTTGTTTTAACTTTTCCCGCAAACACTCTTAAGCTTATTTGCCTTGTGAATTCATTGTATGTGCAGGGTATGCTTGTGGACAGCAGTTTTCTTGTTCCTGTTGGCTATCTTGGGAGCCTGCTCCATCATCAACAGGTTTACGCGCATAGCCGGGGAACTGTTCGGCCTTCTTATCGCAATGCTCTTCATGCAAGAGGCTATTAGGGTAAGAGGCATAACTTTTCTGCTTTCTCAGTAtctcaaataaaatttttgagGTTTAATGATTATGTGGTTGTTTAGTATAGTAATGGAAAATAACATGCTATGTGATACATATGTATTTGGATGGCAATTGATTCAAGATGCTGTCTAATTTGGCTTAATAGGGACTCATAAATGAGTTTAATGTACCTGAAAGAGCAAATCCAGCATCAGCTGAGTTTCAACCCTCATGGAGATTTGGAAATGGCATGTTTGCTCTGGTTCTGTCCTTTGGCCTACTGCTTACAGCATTGAGAAGCCGAAAAGCAAGGTCTTGGCGGTATGGTTCAGGTATCGATTTTCATTTCTGTATAGTCAATTTGTGGATTGTTGACAGAAAGTTGCAAGAAATATTAAGCACTTCCATTAGGATATTCTTTAATCATGTTTCAATAGTTCTTATAAGATTTATTTTCCCTCTAATTGCAGGATGGTTAAGGAGCTTTATAGCAGATTATGGTGTCCCATTGATGGTTCTGTTATGGACTGCTGTTTCTTATATACCAGCTGGTAGTGTTCCAAAAGGAATACCTAGGCGTCTCTCAAGTCCGAATCCATGGTCCCCGGGTGCATATGAGAACTGGACTGTCATAAAGGCATGATTACTTGAAAATCCGAGATTTTGTTGCTACATTATGTGATTCAATTAGCCACTAATGCATTTATCAAGTTATGCGAGATGCTTGTGCATCAGACTGCCCTTTTTAGAGTTTTACATTGACATCTAATTACGTGTTGTCCGTTTTAGATAGCGTTTGGTGTCGAAATTAACTGCTTTTGTCTAATTAGATGTTAGCTTAAAAGAGTTTCTACACTAACTCAGTTCATAGAAATTTACCTAACATGTCTACTAAATTTGCTCACAAAAAATCACCTACAGGATATGCTGGATGTGCcaattatgtatatcattggAGCATTTATTCCTGCAACAATGATTGCTGTGCTTTATTATTTTGATCATAGTGTGGCATCTCAGCTTGCTCAGCAGAAAGAATTCAATCTAAGAAAGCCACCTTCTTTCCATTATGATTTACTTCTTTTGGGATTCATGGTACATTATCCTCCTTGCTCTTTTCATCTCTTACATGTATTTAAATTCCTTCAGTTCTTTGCTATTTATGCCTAAAGCTCTTCGCTTTCGCCTTGCAGTCAGATTCATTTAGATTCCATTTGAAGTTCTTTAATGTATGATAGGTTATATTATGTGGTCTAATTGGAATTCCCCCATCAAATGGTGTGATTCCACAATCTCCAATGCATACCAAAAGCTTAGCTACACTAAAGCACCAGGTAGATATGCAGCTTACCAGTTTTCTTGCTTTGTAGAGCTTCAGCTTCACCATGATTAGGAGTAAAATGATAAAGCAAAATCAGAAGCAGAATATATAATGTTTTCTTGATATCGTTTCGTCATGTTTGTTACTTTGTCGTGATAATCATTTTGGTGATTGTCAGATACTTAGAAACCAGCTTGTCACCACGGCTCGAAGTTGTATAACAAAGAAGTCAAGCATGGGACAACTATATGAAAGCATAAAAGAAGCTTACCAGCAGATGCAAACCCCTCTAGTTCACCAGGAGTCTTCTCGAGTATGCAGAATCGTTGTCTTTTGTTAGTTACCCTTACTGTCTCACCAATGGCATGAATaatcttcattttattgttttggCAGGGGTTAAAAGAGTTGAAAGAGTCGACGATTCAATTGACATCAAGCATGGAGAGTATGAATGCTGCAATTGATGAGTCAGTATTTGATGTCGAAAAGGAAATCGAAGACATCTTGCCTATCGAGGTCAAAGAACAAAGAGTGAGCAACTTACTCCAATCTTTGATGGTAGGAGGATGTATAGCAGCAATGCCATTCCTGAAAACGATTCCAACTTCTGTACTCTGTGGTTATTTTGCATTCATGGCCATCGAGAACTTACCCGGGAACCAGTTCTGGGAACGCATTTTGCTAATTTTCACTGCTCCGAGCAAGAGATACAAGTATTGTCCTAAACACCATTTCAACTCCCCAGAAAATTCATTGAGTTTCATTCTCTAACTTGCTTTTTTGCTCTTttcttttcgttttttttttaaatagagttTTGGAGGAGAGCCACACAACTTACATTGAAACAGTACCTTTCACAAGAATTGCAGCATTCACGATCTTCCAGACTGTGTACTTGATTGTTTGTTTTGGTATCACATGGATTCCAATTGCTGGGGTTCTGTTCCCTCTTATGATCATGCTTCTTGTTCCTGTAAGACAATACATTCTGCCCAAGTTTTTCAAAACTGCGCACCTCCAAGATTTAGATGCTGCAGAATATGAAGAAGTACCCGCCACACCGTTCAACCAAGCCACGGTAAGATTTATCTTGTATCATCATACTGCATTGAACTTAAATGACTCTTGCATCGAAATGGCAAAAATTGCATACCAATATGTGCGAAATGGCTTTCTTGTTGCTTTTGGCCAATCTGTGACATAACCTCATGTATTCAATGCTTGCTCGGATTCTGCAGGAGGGAGACTTGGGCAAGACAGCTTCCTTCCCAAATGATGGAGAGATTCTAGATGGTCTAATTACTCGAAGCCGGGGTGAGATAAGGTGCGTTTGCAGCCCAAAGACAAGGAGCTCCACCCCACCAACACGAGAGTTGGCAAATTTTCAGAGAAGTTCGAGCTTGCCAGATAGAGTATACAGCCCTCGGATAAGAGAATTAAGAGGAAATCAGTAAATCACAGCCCTCATGGAAAAGGACCATTTAGTCCGGCTGAAGCAAGGGACTCCGATCTGAGTAACGTTGGTTGAATGCTATAGGTCTAGCTACATAACACATTCAATTGCAAGGATTGCTTGGAAAGGTTGCAAGATCCTTGTTCCCTGTAAACATCTCATTCTTGGCAAAGCCAATTGTTGTTTCAGATTATTTAGTTGGGATATTGTAAAAATCATTTTCTTCTCTTGTCCCTTtaattttatggttttttttcaATTGTAAGGCAAGAATAATTagtgtcttttttttttgttagtccTTCAGTCTTGTTTTTCTAAAGATGGTGACTCAGGCATGGGCTGACAACCTTCGTTATTTCACAAACCAATTCCACTCAAGTCCCAATAGGCCAATACCTCGGATGCAAGGCCTTGGTCTAGTGGTCAATCATGTATGCCTTGTAGTAAGTGCACCTGGGTTCAAGACTTGTCTAGGCTAAATAGTGGATGGAACCCTTAAGTATTGTGTGTGTAATTGTGGTGTGAGTGAGTTTGTAATGCTTAGGATTAGAAATTATCTAATTCATTTGACCCCaaaaaaaatattccaatggcCAATACCCCATGCTTGGTTtcacatgaaaaaaaaaagtacaaatGCAACAAAAACATTCTAAAATCTAAACCATAAAAGACCAGTATCAACTAACCACCTAAACTATCAGAAATCCAGGAGTAACAATGTCATATATTGGAACATAATGCCACGATATCTTGAAGGAGACTTCAGCTTGGAATCTTTTAATGTATCATAGACAAGGTCATTTGACAGAACGTAAAATGTAATTTTAAGAAACTTTAGAACTCTTGACATGAAAAGCACTAGTAAAAGAAAAAGGCACCATGTTATTTtctacaattttatttttttcatgagTATAACAATCTCTCCAGCCCTTTGGAAGATTCGGCCAATGCACGATCTGACAAACCTTGCATTGATGAAGGGGTTGAATAATTAAGAACAGAGCCAACTAAACTGCTTTAGGACTCTTGCTAAATTTACGACCAGATAATTGCTCTGACTCATATAGTATGTGGTTGATAAGTCCCCTTGCTGCACTGCAAAACCAAGGGAAATAATATATCATTTTGCACCCAGAATCACTGGTTGTATGCATATCAGCAATAACTCCCACATTCATGTTCATGTTGATATCAGCCGTGTATTATCTGctggaattaaagaagaaaaaagcGAGGAATCTAGAATACTTGCTCAACAGTCAACATTGATACACTATATTAAGGCACATCCTTACTTATCCTTTAACTGCTGAATCTTTTCAGGATCTGTCTCGTGCATGTTTTGCTTAAACTGTTGTCTCACCATATCAACAAGAAGCTGTGTGTTATGTTGCTGCAATTGCATGCAAATACACAATGTAATCAGTTTCATACATCTTATCTTTCTAACATGCATATTAGATATCTAGCACAAATCTGGAGGGAGTACACTACTAGCTGCGAAAGGATGTTAACAAGTATAAACAAGAATACCATGATCATAGGTAATGTGAATGAAAAAAAGAATAACGGATGAAACATAAATGTGTGATGCTCATTAAGCTTTCATCAGAATTAAAATTGTGCATCTTTAAAAGTACAATCGCACTTCAAACTCAAAGAAGCCAAATTTCTTCAGACATACTCCTATTATCCTATTTACTTAACGCATTAAGTATTAACAAGACGGATCAGTTATATGAATGCATTAAGTATAATACTCAACCAACTAATATGCAATCCACCGTTGATGtttataattttcttttcctCAACTACTCTCATCATGGGCTAAATACTATGTGATGTGAGTTCCCTTAATGAAAAAGGTAAAGCTGAATCTTCTTTGAATAATATCTAGTACTAtactactttcttcttctttgaataaCCACGAAGATTATACACTGAATCAACAGGCAGTCATCCTACATGTTGAATCTTTACATACAATAGTAGTGAGCATCAAATAAAATGTCTTTTGAAAACATAGATCGCAAACTTGAGACACTGATGTTAATCTTCCTCTGCAATAAAATTCACCATGGCTACACAAGAAACCCATCATTTCTAAAAACGAGAAGATCACGTACCCGATGGCCAATATACTTAGCTCTTCGTAGGCATTCACGGTAAAGctgaacaaacaaacaaaaaagatatttttatcagCAAAGAAAAAGGTCCCAAATTTCAAACACAAGCACATAGATTCCACTAAAAAGGAAGCATCAGAAAGTTTAGTCTGTGACCCTAATGGCATTGTTGGCCAGCTCAGGAGGCAGTGCTGTTTGAAGAGACGGCATTTTCGGCGAAAACTACCCAACCCTGCGAAACGAAACCAAACAAGTTAAGTCCTTCAATGTCACAGAGACAATTCATCGAACAGTTTCAAGGCAGAGAGCAAGCTTGATCTAACGAAGAAATTGAACGAGACCAATGTGAGAACAAGGGATTGGGATCATTGGTACTTGCCTGATTCTCAATCTGATATGGATGGATGAAAAATTCGAAATCAAAATCAACTTGTGGTGGAcgcaggaggaggaggaggtttgCGAGGTAGTTACGGGCAGTTGATGGGCAGTCTGGGGCGGAGCGGATGGAGGTGGAGATGAGATTGGCAACGGTGCTGTCGTCAAAGGAATAACCGAATAAAGATTTGGAATGCTAAGGTGAAGAAAAAAGGATATTGTCTACGAAGCAGGGACGCTTTTTTGGGGGCAAAACACATAAATAAACTAAAACTAGTCTAATATTATGTGATTTACCCAAAAAAATGTTTTATTGATCTTCAAATCATATTCCTATATAAATTCAATTAGTTAAATTCGATTTAAGTGATATAGTAATAAATCGAATTAGTAAGATTCGAATTACATGAAAATTCCTATTTTTTTGCATAAATCAAATTGAAGGAAGCAGTAAATCAAGTGTGATCTATTTGAATTACATGTCTTTAATAAATCGAATAAGACGGTtcgatttataaataaaaatggcCAGGATAAATCAAAACAAACAAGGTCGAATTAGTGTTTTGAGCTATATGTACAAATCAATTTACCAAGATATATAAATGGACGTAAGTTAATTCAATTTATTATTGATTCAAACATAGATAAATAATACATTTAATAATACCCATAATGAATATAATAAAGAGTACattcaataataaattaaaaaaataataattataaatattttctataaattttttaaaacgtGGTCAATAGATTTAATAATACTAATTGaccaataaaatataatatttttgacaaatattttactaattttaaatattaaaaactaaattctaaatcttaaattttataattatttataatttatattgaaatttttaattatttataggaaatatttataattattatttttttagtttattattgaatgtattttttattgtattcatTATGCGTATTATTAAATGTATTCTTTATATATGTTTGGACCATAATAAATTGAATTAACTTACATCAATTTATATATCTTGATAAATCGATTTGTGCATATAGCTCAACGCATTGATAAAACAAGATTTCCATATAATTTGAATCTTACCAATTTGATTTGCTACTATATTGCATAAATTGAATTTAACCAATTCTATTTACATCGAAATATGGTTTGGGGATCAacgtaacatttttttatttaggtGAATCACGTAATATTGGACTAGTTTTGATTTATTTATGTGTTTTGTCCCACTTTTTTGAGTTGGTGTGTTTATGTACTCTTATTTGACATGTGTATCTATTGTGTCCaactatattttaataaaaataaaaaaattttcgtcAAACATAGTTGAACATACTTAAatattagggttaagtacgattttggtccttaaggtaggggctgaaaatttatttcgtttccgaccttttttcgctacaaaatggtcccaaagatttaacttagttttaaaattgtcctttttaccaaaattttaatttttattaccaaattatccctaattaaaaaatattaaaaacaaaaaaaatgggtTAAAGGTTGGGGAACAGGGGAAGGGTTAATCACGCTGGGGAGGTGGGTTTTTAATggaagaagagggagaagggAAGGTGGGGAAGGGAAGGGGAAGGGAATCCGCCGCCGCTGCTCCTCGTTGTCGCCGCTGCTCTTTGTCGTTCAGTCGCTGGAACTCGCCGCTGCTCCTCGACGTCGACGCCAGTAGATCCGGGAGGGTGGACGTCGTGCACCGCTCGCCACTCGCCGTTTCTGCTTCTTCTCCTCACTCAGTTGCCGGTCGTCACTGCTCCTTGCCGGTCGCCACTGCTTCCAATTGGGTTTGCTGTCTTCTTGGTCCACTTGACAACCATTCCTATCATTGGAACTGGGATTAACCCAGCTAGGAGTCTTGGTGCTGCCATCATCTTCAACAGAGACCATGCCTGGAATGATCAGGTATATCTTCTCGTTTCTGGCCTTTTTTTCTCACTCATTTCTTTCTGAATTTCATATCTCCTTTCCTTCATTACAGTGAATTTTCTGGATTGGGCCTTTCATTGGAGCTGCTCTTGCTGCTGTGTAGCACCAGATAATCATCTGATTTCGATTCTGTTTATGCTTCTGATTACATTGATTTTACTTCTGATTACATTGggcctttctttttgtttttacttcTGTTTATGCTTCTATTTCACTCTGATTCTAATTTTGTTTATGCTTCTGATTACATTGATTTTGCTtctgattttattattgttactgCTGGTGGtgttgttgttcttctgcttTTGGTTGTTGTGGCTTCATTGTTGCTACTGCTTTTGCTCTGTTTCTGGTTGAATTTGGGGAAGTAAAGGAAGGGGAAGGGGATTCTGGTTGATTTTGAGGAAGAAGGGGAAGGGTATTTTAGTCCGAACGACGATTTcaaaactaagttaaacctttggaccattttgtagcgaaaaaaggctgcgaacaaaataaaatttcagcCCCTACCTTatggaccaaaatcgtacttaaccctaaatattattatttatcaacatGNNNNNNNNNNNNNNNNNNNNNNNNNNNNNNNNNNNNNNNNNNNNNNNNNNNNNNNNNNNNNNNNNNNNNNNNNNNNNNNNNNNNNNNNNNNNNNNNNNNNNNNNNNNNNNNNNNNNNNNNNNNNNNNNNNNNNNNNNgacaaaataatttaaaaatataaaatatatattataaatatgtgaaaaaataatacatataactATAACAAATAATTAAATTGATTAAATTTACTAAACTAATTTTTAACTTCTCTCAATgtcaaaaaattatatttaatttatatagatGTATTAATATTTTGGTTATAActttagttaaaaaaattgattctttaaATTTGCTTAGCAACTACATAAATTGAGTTTgtctataaaatttttttttttgggttctgTTTCTAACAAATTCTTCATATATGAATTCAGAAATTTATACCAATATATGAAACCAGAGTTGATTAGTgctaattagaaaaaaaattatatattcatATATGAATAGACAAATCTACACATGCAAATAGAAAAAGTAACATTGAAAAAGAAtacaatgaaaaatgaaaaataagaataTATTGAAgctcaaaaatttaaatatgaataATTTTTTGGTATTGCCCTTTAAcgatttttttatatgaaaaaaatattagtgTTTTTGTTAGAAATGGAAATATTTAGTGTAATTACAAGTGAGTAGATTGAGATAAGcctcaaagtggtccctgaagtTACCGTCGAGTCTCATAGTAATCCCTGAAGTTAAAAATTACTTATATTCAtccctgaagttgcactccgGAACTCAGACTCGTCCTTCCGGCCAATTTCGTCCAGCTGGCGCAACCGAAAAGCTGACTTGGACCCGTTGGTGACACGCTGTCAGCATAACAGCTAGCTGACGTGGCGACGTAAActgttttgactcaatttggtccctaaattgaggttaaaaaccctaacccccaattgactctcttctcctcttttctccaTCGCacactctcttctcctctcttttccatCGCACCAGAGGTGACTCTCCTCTACAGTGTCTTCTCCATCTTCGAAAACCACACGTTATGGCTAGCGCGAGCAATGCAGTTGGGAGCTCCAACAACCCACGATCATTTGGAAGCATCATGAGGAGAATGAATAGAAACAGAGATACGCGTCTGCCAGAATGGTGTGGGTGCGGGTCGAGACTAGTGTTGCGATGGTCAGCAACGGATTCTAATCCAGGGAGACCATTCGTGGATTGCCCAAACTACAATGTAAGTGTTTGATGCTGTTGTTTGCTGTAATTCTGGATGTAAACTTGGTTGATTCACTTTTCTGGGTGCAGACTGCAGGTAAGAGGTGGTGTGGGTTATTTCTGTGGGTGGATAAAATTCTGGAAGAAGATGCGGTAACATGTGATGGTAGAACAAGCTCTTTAAATGACAACAAAGAATGAAGGATGAAGATTACATTCTGAAGTTAGAGTTCTCAAAATGGGGAGGGGAGGGGAGGGGGGATTTTGCTGTTTACATGTATGCTGCTGCTATTGATTACAGTTGTTGTGCTTGTCTTAAGGTTAGATAGGCAACAGAGTCAATTGTATTTAGCAAAAAAATATGTGACATGGGATATGCATATGTTGTTCTGTTCATGTACTTGTATCTGTCCTTTTGGTTGAAAGAAATGCAGATTAAACTGTTTTACATGACTGTGTAAGAATAATTTGGAATTTGAATAAACAAAAGGTTATATGTAAATAATTGTTCCTGCACTACTAATGGATTCATCTAATGGAATTAATCTTAATTTCATATCAGAGACCAAGAAAAAAAATCTGCCATAGCTCAATTCAAGGGAGTCATAATCCATATTCATATATTCATAATGCAGAAAACATATTTAAAATAGGCATTACAGAGTCAGAGCAATATTCAACAAGTATATCAAAGTTCTCAACATATTGAGAACACAAGTTTTGAAC is a window encoding:
- the LOC107637592 gene encoding boron transporter 1-like encodes the protein MEETFVPFRGIKNDLQGRFMCYKQDWIGGLNAGFRILAPTTYIFFASAIPVISFGEQLERDTDGVLTAVQTLASTALCGLIHSILGGQPLLILGVAEPTVIMYTFMFNFAKSRPDLGSSLFLAWSAWVCLWTAVFLFLLAILGACSIINRFTRIAGELFGLLIAMLFMQEAIRGLINEFNVPERANPASAEFQPSWRFGNGMFALVLSFGLLLTALRSRKARSWRYGSGWLRSFIADYGVPLMVLLWTAVSYIPAGSVPKGIPRRLSSPNPWSPGAYENWTVIKDMLDVPIMYIIGAFIPATMIAVLYYFDHSVASQLAQQKEFNLRKPPSFHYDLLLLGFMVILCGLIGIPPSNGVIPQSPMHTKSLATLKHQILRNQLVTTARSCITKKSSMGQLYESIKEAYQQMQTPLVHQESSRGLKELKESTIQLTSSMESMNAAIDESVFDVEKEIEDILPIEVKEQRVSNLLQSLMVGGCIAAMPFLKTIPTSVLCGYFAFMAIENLPGNQFWERILLIFTAPSKRYKVLEESHTTYIETVPFTRIAAFTIFQTVYLIVCFGITWIPIAGVLFPLMIMLLVPVRQYILPKFFKTAHLQDLDAAEYEEVPATPFNQATEGDLGKTASFPNDGEILDGLITRSRGEIRCVCSPKTRSSTPPTRELANFQRSSSLPDRVYSPRIRELRGNQ
- the LOC107638887 gene encoding uncharacterized protein LOC107638887, which translates into the protein MPSLQTALPPELANNAIRLYRECLRRAKYIGHRQHNTQLLVDMVRQQFKQNMHETDPEKIQQLKDNAARGLINHILYESEQLSGRKFSKSPKAV